The Dehalococcoides mccartyi CG5 genome contains the following window.
ACTGTTAACTTCTTTAACCGATGTGTAATTACACAGAATAAATTGCTAGTGACATTTATTAGCTTGTAAGTCTATAATTCAATAAACAAGTAGGTATATTGCGTAATTTTTGGTGTAATTTATTATGACTGGCATTTCTAATTCTTTTTTCCGACTAATATTAGATAATTCGACTACTGCCGTTTGCCTGTTAAATGAGCAGGGCAAACTCGTATATTCAAATAAAGCCCTTTCAGACCTCACCGGATATAACCTGACAGAACTAGCGAATATGAATGTAAATCAAATATGCACCACGTTACCTATACCTCAATGGCATAGCCATTGGGACAAACTAAAAATATACGGAACGGCAATCCGAATATCAGTATTCCTATCAAAAAGAGGAATACGCATACCAGTTGAAATAACTGACACTTATTTAAAATACCTTGATATTGAATGCATCTGCTTGTTTATAAGGAATATCAATCTCATACAGAAGAATTCTAGTACAATCACAGCACACCAAAATCATTTAACATGTAATTGCAGATACGGCGAGACTCTATCAGAAAAACCCGAAATATTGCCGAAAATGGCACATACACAGACCAAAAATACATTTTCGCTTAAAGATGATAAACGCATTTTCAACGTAATCTTTAACAATGCCAGTGATGCCATCATACTTTGGGAAGCATACCGCAACAAAAGAGACTCTGTGGTTCTAGAAGTAAACGATAAAGCTTGCCAACGTTTTGAATATACCAGAGAGGAGATGATTGGCAAGCCTATTCCGTTTTTCCAGCCTCATTCTGACGCCAGTGAATCCATGCTGTCACGAGCAATGGACGCTGATTTAGGCGGAGAAGGTGCTACTTATGAATTACAACACAAATCTAAATCCGGTAAAATTTTGCAACATGAAGTAAATGCACATCAGTTTGAGATAAATGGCAAGATGGTTTTTTTATCCATAATCAGGGACATTTCTTTGCGGAAAGAATTTGAAACCAAACTGCAAGATATGTATGAGAAGGAAAAAGCACTCAATCTCCAACTTGAAAATGAATTCAAGAAACGGACAGAATTCACACGAATATTAATACATGAATTAAAAACTCCGCTTACTCCAATTGTAGCCGCCAGTGACATGCTATTAAAAATATTGCCTTCTGATGATACCCACGCACTAGCTTATCAAATCAACAAGGGCGCAGAAGAACTTGAAAATCGCATGAACGATTTATTTGATTTAGTCCGGGGAGAATTAGGGATTCTCACATTAAATACTGAAAAAGTGGATTGCGGAAAACTATTATCCAATATTGTTGAGTACGTACAACCGCAAGTACAAAGTAAAAATCAATCTCTTGAATTTGTTGTGCAACACAATTTGCCTGCGATTGAAGCAGACCCTCTTCGCCTCAAACAGATTATTATGAATGTTTTAGGTAATTCCCTGAAATTCACACCCCGGAATGGCACCATTAAATTGAACGCATTCAGTGAAGAGAATTCGCTAATTATCCGTATAGAGGATACCGGTTTAGGGATATCGAAAGACAAACAGAAACGATTGTTGATGGCATATAATGATAAACTAACAGCTATAGAAAGTTCCGGAGGGCTTGGACTCGGATTAGCCCTTTCAAAAACATTTGTAGACCTCCACCATGGACAGATTAAAATAAGTAGCCAAGAAGGCTACGGCACAATTTGTGATATTATCTTACCACTAAATAGAAACTTTTAGGCTGAGTGTATATGAAAATTCTAATCATTGAAGATGATGCCCAAACAATTGAGATTGTGCGGTTAGCATTTAAACTTGGATGGCCTGACTTGCACCTTATAGAAGCTGACTTCGGTGAATATGGGCTCGAAATGATTGAAACCGAAAAACCGGATGTAGTTATTCTTGACATTGGCTTGCCTGACATAAATGGTTATGAAGTACTAAGGAGAATTAGATTATTCTCTGAAACCCCTGTGATTGTTCTTACTGTTAGAAGTGACGAGGTTGATATTGTCAAAGCGCTCTCTCTTGGAGCCGATGACTATTTGGTCAAACCATTCCGCCAAATGGAACTGCTAGCCCGTGTCAAGGCAATCAGCCGACGGTTGCGCCCCCCAGAAGTTAACTTAGAAATTGAATGCGGTCCATTCCGCTTTGGGCGGTCAATTACTCAGCTCTACAAAAAAGAGGAAATTATCAGATTAACAAACATAGAAGGGCAAATTCTATACCACCTAATGCGTTCTAACGGACGATGTGTCAGCAATGAGATATTAGCTCAGAAAGTTTGGGGCGAAAAGGTCTATGAAAGAATCCGGGTAAATATCAGGCATCTGCGTGAAAAAATAGAAGATGACCCATCTCATCCAAAGTATCTCCTTAATGTTGCAGGTAAAGGATACATGTTTTCTTATCAGGATTCTCCCTAAAGTTTGCTTTTCTGGCAGGTACACAACTCCCTTGGCCTACTCTTACCAGTGATACCATTTTATTCTATCTTTACCACGACTTAGCTTAACCATAAGACTAGGGTGTTCGAACAAGAACCCCTTCAAAAGAAAGTTATGCTCATACTACTGCAATACACAATAAACTCCAGATTCCGTGTTTCAAGCCGCGCCGACCTTTCCCCGTCTCTACCAAAGCTAATAACATGGCTTGTCCTTGCTAGGGCAGGGCACTTGAACGTAAGAATTCGGACGGGGAATATAGATTATCTAAAAACTCCTTATCTCTACGTAGAATTAAAACCATGGAAACAAAAGAAGGGGGGAGCAAGCTCCCCCCTCTCTAAATACCTATGGCTATTTCCTAACCTAAGACTGTTTTGCTCTCCTAGCTATTAACTGCCAGGCAACCAGCATAAGTATCAAGGCTGGTACACCTATAATCGTAAGTCCCATCCAAGCCGCAAAATAGAAAAGCTCAGACATAGCTCCAAAGAAGTGCTGGATACCCAATAAAAGCAGCACCAGACCAACAGCCCCCATCAGCCATTCATACCAAATCGCCTTTATGCCATTGCGTCGCAACCACTTAACGAATTCGTATATGCCGATGGCTACAACTGCTCCAATTAGTGCAAAGGGAATGAAGTACTGCATAAAATTCTCTCCTCCTATTATTATTGGCGTAGGTTATTCGGATTGGTACCATAAATATGCCATGCTTCAGGATTATTCCACCATTTTTCCGGGTCCTTATCCTGTTTACCGTAGTGCAGAATACCCTCCATACTGGTGAAAAAACTGTTAAAAACAGGGGTTGTAGCCACAGTTGATTTTACTATGCTATGAATAAAGCTGCCGTCAGCTATTGTATTGAACGGACAGGCACCTTTACATGCGCTGCCGCAAGGTGAAAAAGCACAAGCGAACGAATTACAGCGCCAACCCTTAAAGCCCGGCATGTTATACATTACCTGAGTGCCTCCGGCCTGCTTGTCATTCACCCAATCTTGACCAGTATTGGAATCCCAGTTTCGGTCAACACCGCGCGGAGATATAGCACCTACGGGGCAGGTATCAGCACAAGTTCCGCAGGTCTCACAAAATTTAGCGAAACCGGCATCTATAGGTTTGGTCAACTCCAGAGGCAAGTCCGTGTAAAAGACAGCGTGGGTGCGCAGTAAACCGCCCAACTCAGGCGACCCGGTAATCTGACCCATGCGGCAATGTTCACCGACTCCGCTCCAGATATCCCAGGCGGTGGCTGCCTGAAGATCATGCCCATAAGCTACGTTGTACCCCAAGCCACGGATAAATTGTTCAACTACACTCTTTGCATATGCCACCCGAACATAAGACATTTCTTCAGTGCCATAAGCACCTGAACCTGAAAGACCTGTACGCAAAAATTCGTCACAAGACAGGTTATGGGTAGCAATCACGTACTTATGCGAAGTAGGTATACGGAAAGTAGTATCATCGCTGTATGCTTCGGAGATATTAGGGTCAAAGATAATGTGTTTGTTCCCATACTTGGCGTCTCCGCCTGTTACGCCTTTGCCGTTGTATTCCCAAACGAAGTTTTCAGACTTTTCATCCAGCATGGTGGTACCTATCATCGGGCCCAACCCTACTAAACTGAAAACTGCCCGTATCATAGCCGTATTTTCTTCCGGTGTTCCCTGCCAGACAGGCATACCAATATCCTGAGGGCGGGGGGCAGGGGCTATCGTTTTCATGCCGAATTGATTGGCATTAAGGACATACCCGGAGTTGCTGTACGCTGAAGCAGCGAAGGCATTTGATAAGGCATAAGTCCTGGTAGAAGGTCCTGTATATTCAGGCCAAATCTCCTTTGCTTTTGCAGTCACGGCAGTACCTTGGTCGTGTAAATGCTTCTGAAAGGCCTCAGGTCCGCCCGGGTAGGTGAACATCAGGGTGGGAAAGTCCCAATTGGAGTACCCACGCAAATCGCGGCGTTTCATAAGGCTCCAATCGATTTCTATCGTGGGGTCGCCATAATCTCTTTCTTTTACATACCAGCCACGATGTAAAACAGCTTTAGGTGAGCTGGCCACTTCATCTAAATCACGGAATACAGGGGTTGTGGCGCTTACTGCCCCGATTCCTGCCACACCAAGGCCCAGAGCTTTCATAAAGTCCCGCCTGTTTACTGTGCAATGAAATTTTGACATATAAACCTCCTTAACTATTTTTGATTTACCGAACATTCCCGGTCTCTCCCGAATGTCAAAGCCATGTATTCTCCTTCTTCAAGGACAGTTTAAAATGAAAGTATATAAGGGTTAGAATAACATCTTAGTTTTTCCCCGGCATCGGCCTTAATGCTTAAAATTACTAGGCAATAGGTTACGAAATAGGTATCTAAAGTAGATATCACTCATGTATAATTGAAAGATAAAATGGTAATAGAGCGAGGTGTCACCATGGAAGATACTTCAATAATGAAAGAATGCGAATTTGACCAAAGTAACGGAATATATCGCATGTTATTTGAGACTTCGGCTGATGCCATTGTCCTGA
Protein-coding sequences here:
- a CDS encoding sensor histidine kinase is translated as MTGISNSFFRLILDNSTTAVCLLNEQGKLVYSNKALSDLTGYNLTELANMNVNQICTTLPIPQWHSHWDKLKIYGTAIRISVFLSKRGIRIPVEITDTYLKYLDIECICLFIRNINLIQKNSSTITAHQNHLTCNCRYGETLSEKPEILPKMAHTQTKNTFSLKDDKRIFNVIFNNASDAIILWEAYRNKRDSVVLEVNDKACQRFEYTREEMIGKPIPFFQPHSDASESMLSRAMDADLGGEGATYELQHKSKSGKILQHEVNAHQFEINGKMVFLSIIRDISLRKEFETKLQDMYEKEKALNLQLENEFKKRTEFTRILIHELKTPLTPIVAASDMLLKILPSDDTHALAYQINKGAEELENRMNDLFDLVRGELGILTLNTEKVDCGKLLSNIVEYVQPQVQSKNQSLEFVVQHNLPAIEADPLRLKQIIMNVLGNSLKFTPRNGTIKLNAFSEENSLIIRIEDTGLGISKDKQKRLLMAYNDKLTAIESSGGLGLGLALSKTFVDLHHGQIKISSQEGYGTICDIILPLNRNF
- a CDS encoding reductive dehalogenase; protein product: MSKFHCTVNRRDFMKALGLGVAGIGAVSATTPVFRDLDEVASSPKAVLHRGWYVKERDYGDPTIEIDWSLMKRRDLRGYSNWDFPTLMFTYPGGPEAFQKHLHDQGTAVTAKAKEIWPEYTGPSTRTYALSNAFAASAYSNSGYVLNANQFGMKTIAPAPRPQDIGMPVWQGTPEENTAMIRAVFSLVGLGPMIGTTMLDEKSENFVWEYNGKGVTGGDAKYGNKHIIFDPNISEAYSDDTTFRIPTSHKYVIATHNLSCDEFLRTGLSGSGAYGTEEMSYVRVAYAKSVVEQFIRGLGYNVAYGHDLQAATAWDIWSGVGEHCRMGQITGSPELGGLLRTHAVFYTDLPLELTKPIDAGFAKFCETCGTCADTCPVGAISPRGVDRNWDSNTGQDWVNDKQAGGTQVMYNMPGFKGWRCNSFACAFSPCGSACKGACPFNTIADGSFIHSIVKSTVATTPVFNSFFTSMEGILHYGKQDKDPEKWWNNPEAWHIYGTNPNNLRQ
- a CDS encoding response regulator transcription factor, with the protein product MKILIIEDDAQTIEIVRLAFKLGWPDLHLIEADFGEYGLEMIETEKPDVVILDIGLPDINGYEVLRRIRLFSETPVIVLTVRSDEVDIVKALSLGADDYLVKPFRQMELLARVKAISRRLRPPEVNLEIECGPFRFGRSITQLYKKEEIIRLTNIEGQILYHLMRSNGRCVSNEILAQKVWGEKVYERIRVNIRHLREKIEDDPSHPKYLLNVAGKGYMFSYQDSP